The stretch of DNA aaaaaaatcttatactaaaattgtgtctgaagatgaTAATCTTCAAACAACTTGTAACAAAAACAATCTTCAGACATAAATTTTGTATAAGATTTTTTTCGCCACTGgcagaaaaaaagtaattttcatttacatgGATGGGCCGGTTTTGGATCTGTAAATGGACCTAGATTTGATTTTAGTTTAAACTAATAAACCAGGAACGACCTTTTAAATGTAACAAGTACCCAAAAGTCGTTCACtggaatgtaacatttacctgaGTGTAAAGCTAACCCGAATGTATCATTTACCCGAATTGAGAAGaaggaaaattttggaaaaaaaatttagaatgTCGAGAAGATTGACTTAAAAACATTGTGTAATATTTGATagatttttttccttctttaaACATAAGGGGGTATTTTAGTCCAgaaattttgtaaaaatgatttttttgctaCGTATTTCTGGAGTTGTGCCATTCAAGAATATTCCCTTGGAAGCATTTTTAGAAGTTTCCATTACTTACCAAATTAAAGCCATCTTGCTGACGCGGTATCTGATCGAAGGTACGGTCTTGACTGAAAATTTCAAtcgtgtttttctcgaaacacgttttttttcaaactggtgtacacgatatTTTAAGTTCGACCaaatcgatttatttcaaattaacaatCTATAATTTTCTCTCTATCGTATCGTAACGAATAAAAAAAGGTCGGGGAGAACGGACAGAGTGGTTAAGATGGACACTgtgaaaaaatgtgaaaattgaattgaaattcgaTGCTCATTTTCATCTGCAGAAAGTTCTCATTGCTTACAACTaattttttggatatttttcgtTCCGTGAGTGTTTTACCAAAACTTTTTCTCGATTTAACTCCAGATATATTGATGTTAAAAGAATACTTATCAAGTTGGGTACGACGGAAACTCCACCGAAGgaaaagacaaacattttgttttgaaaacaatttgactaACTCCTTCTCCTTTTGTTtgacagatgcccactaactatcTCCAAATTCCCCACTTGGGGGGAATTCCCcgccggttgaaaatcactgatcTAGCAGTATTGGTTACTCTACTAATTCGTTTGACTCAAGATTTGTAAATCGCTTTACCAGCTtcgaaatcaattcattacagagcttttttataatcactagaactgatttctcttgatccatataatgttgatcatgtcgaattatcagtcgggagacTATAGCAGTTTTCttcccgttttatatcccacaCATTTTTAACATGTTTCGcatggaatgttttcatgattaactgtattatattagataaatcattttattcgatacccatatgtgggagttgcatgaaaaaagtaattggtcATCTCGTagttggatttatcataaataactgggCTCTACTAGTCATGccctttcatctgatacccatatgatgGGGGTTTCAGAAAAAATGTAGTCTGGCATTTTGTAActgtcgccatcttggatttccattttacataaataactgtgtccttctagtcaagtcctttcattagatgcccatatttatggggtttcaagaaaatatgtaatccgccaaaattcacaaacatacaaacagctaaataaaaccgcatAAAAAGCAGCATGGAAAttttcttccgcactgccgcaggtcacggttcgtcagaacgcgcgtacgatccacggttcttttccaataagccggctcttaaaagaaacacggttcttttatgaacggctgtcaaatgaacggctcttaaatgaaccgtGGTTCTGAATTGGGTACGCCATGGCACTGTTTTTTACCAGCTTGTAACTtttttaatacgttgagctccGTGTCGGTTCCTGGAGACTGACGTTCGCTGGGACTGGCAGTTACaatctttttatacaataaatgttatttggagcggggaccgacactgaaactgtgcaaatgctcttgatgcgggctgaatgaatTGTGTAGAACATTTTGGGGCTGTTAAATGGGgtgttaaaattgattttttttttcgattgaatGTTTTTGTGTTCTCAAAAGATTggtaaacaaataatgaaataatggatAATAGAAATATCATGGATAGTAGAAAATTTTATGTGAAAACTAAAAATGTCCGAAGTTAGTGCAGAGGAAACTAGGACACCCCTTTAAACATCTCACGTTTATTTGTTTCGTTCGAGATATTTAAGCTGGAAATTTGGTTAATATTATAATTTCCTCTTTGAAAAAGTTTAGCCAATCATTCAACAATACAATGCCTATATCCCTCGTGCTTCCGAAGCAATTATTTTATATCCTTCAAGAAATCTAGAATAAAAAAGCCACGTAAAAACGTAAACCGATAATAACGCATGAACAAACTTACCGCCGAATTTCGAAATGTTCAGCAATGTATTACAAAGTTGTTCGAGAAATTGCAGTTTTCTAATACTTGACATGTTTTCAAGCCGATTCCCATATCTCCTCGGCATtcaacatttgtttttatgATATATCATAAAAAACGCGTATCCCAACGATCCGCTACTAAGTTGCTTaacaaaatcagaaaaaaaaattgatatcctCAACGCACGCATAGGCTCCTTGAAAGATTTCAACTTACTTCACGCGTGCTATCTACTCGGAAAATCACCGGAATACAAGTTGTTCACTTGAACGTCAACAAGTTTCCCTATCCAAGAATTCGATTTATAACTTTTCCAATCTAAAACACTTAATTAAACGCACTTTCGAACAATAATGTGGTGGGAGAGAATATGACTCGCTGCATCGAAACTCTAATACATACTCTAACGCGTTCGTTTCCTTTCCAGGAGATACGTCAAACAGTATTCGGTTCCGCGGCAAGTCCGCCCAGAGGAGAATGGACACGCACCGGAATCAATTTTGGACCCGCCAATGGAGTACGCAAGACGCAGACAATCTCCGTGCTGAATAAATCTTTAACTATGTCGATAATGAAATGTAATTTCTTTGCAGGAGTATCCGTATGGGCTGAGAACCCCGCGAAATGCCACCCGTGGAATGCAATCGGTGCTGCAGGCTTTCATCATAAAACATTTTATATTCGATAACAAGCCTAGAGATAAGTCTGTTCCACTAGAGGATCTGCTGAAGCCGACGGAGGCAGAACAGGCACAGGCTCTGTATCTAGCAATTTCGGACATTCTATGGAACATTGGTGAGAAGACCAAGTCACTGATTGTTCTTCCCGGGGAGACCTCGCACATACCACACAGTCACGTGTACTTCCAGGACAACGTGACTGAGAAGCTGTTCTTCTTTGAATTCACCCGACTTGACGAGATGCAGATTTTTATGAAACGCTATTTGCCATATGTAAGAGATGGAGACCATCACAAACTTGTTCAATGATGCGTTGATTCCATTTTGTTCACAGTTCACGGAAAACCCGGGTCCAGGAGCTCTGCTGCTGTTGTATAGCGCCGTTATGACGCGAGGTTTGGAGAATCTACGTACCGATTTAGATGCACCGAAAGGGGCGCAGCTGATGGGTCCGTACGAGGAAGGTTCATTGAATATAGTAACTTTACTGTTAACTGGTCGTGCTACACCCTATCTGCATAACGGTGTGGTCTATGTCGGAGATGAGGACCACTATGTGAGTATGGTTTTATGAATTCGAAGGAACTTTATTTCACGAAACATAGCTGTAATAGTAGGAATTTCAATAGTTTCAATATTTGTAAATCATACTCTGCGTCTCATAGTGAAGAAGACTTATTCAGCATTAGAGGGAACAATGaattcaacaaaaaataattatttttttccaaatagtgGAGCACCATACTGcagtttattataatttttttttgaagcgcCTTGTGAGTTTAGAACAAATCTCAATTTTTGTTACATATTTGATATTTGTTCTTAAACGCATCTTAAGTTTACCAATACTACAATTAATTATCACAAAACGTCCATCAAAACGGTAACATATGAATTGCAATCGCAATTTTTTAAGCTACAtactgttttgtctcaaattccgaacactttaaatgtaaatttactgaactttaatgttatgaataattgaataataaaaaccgTAACATTTTTtgtggtataggcttcattttaacatcatttacaggtatcgatattgCCTATAACTTTTAATaccaagcatttgcaaaaaactgaCTGTCGaaaccagcgataaaatgtttgcgtaagcaaattcggaatttgaatcaagtatCGAagcacaaaatccaattttttgggAGTATAGTATTTTTCCCAACAAAAATAACtaattggatttaatttgatatatcaattatctgaatcggtttagtggctcaaaaaaattgttggtttattatttcggatGTTATTTACtgatacgtcgaaatttcataaatatttccttagtaaaaagttccggggactctgaaaaggtttaatggcttgcgtggttttgtagaatcatttcgagaagcaacgactctttcttgcctttgcgtgaacaatacactaattagcCATATGTCGCGATTTGTTtcattatatcaatgcacgcattgcactgagtatttaatgaGAGATAtattccgtgcatcgccattcaacaagcatcaaacacgcatctaacagatgcacacagttgcagcgataaaaatggaacatcgcgagaatgaccgtttatgaaaaatcttttctcgactctcggtcaaaaccgtcaacaaagctaggagcttgttgcatcataACAGAGCCGATTCGTACGAGAGCAAACACGAATGGCtactaaaagtatcgaaagtgtgctattcacatgtacagggaATGAACAATTTCTAAGTTTcgtgcaacgaaaacaagcaacatacacaaagccaaacactgatgacaAGAAGCGACCTACATTCATTTgaactcttctcttttttcgcctgctttgccatggttgtgtcaattgcaatgccagatgcacttcaagtgaaatattcgctagcgttcacagctcgaggggaaacataaaacacaaaacgagcagaataagcgacctttttTATTCCGGGCACAGaatgattctgagaattttcgtcagaggagatgcaatccttatacgctagcgacagcttacttactatgcaagggtagagtttatttcgcaaattttctcttttctcttcgccccccttcgttgtttctattctagcggttaCATAAGTTGTCCGTtactgacagctctgttctggaaactatgggattgtaatgtatagcacatccaacaaatcttagaaaatttccgattcgattggtatgtaaatcgttaaaatcctttcgcagcaaaaatagttattaacgttaactttatttcataaaaacgtggcatgttttctgatttggcaaccttaatgtaagatgtagtcctacatcaaaaaataTGGGACAACCAACATATTCTGGGAGGACAGAAAGAGAACTCATGGCGAAAGATAGCAAGAGATTgtagaataaaataatgaaattgtaGGATGCAGAGTAAAATTGAATATacgaggggcttagaatgaaatggggtgtaagtgatttgatcgatttctctacatcgactctctcttttggtcataacttagctgcaaatacattcccagctgtatttgacaatgtggaagataggtcagagcctcatctctcggattctatagcaatcttaaattggaacgtttttgcaattgagttatttactaaagaaaaagttaatgaagagaaatcgatcaagtcacttacaccccttgcattctcaGCCCCTCAGATGTAAGTCTGcctatgaaaattatgcttttgtttttcccaaaaatcggcacgaactttccggacaacccaatatgagttatcttgatttcttcctgatttttattttcattcttcctgatttttgaaaattatagttggcaactctgGGTCTACCACCAACCCGTATGTGCAGGATCTTTAACGTCTTGAACACATGATGTCTACAGAAATTTAGAGTATAactgaactcttttttattctaacttaaggcagtattctagtctagcaatttggatgaaataaaaaaaaaatccttcattaTTATGTATTTTAGGCATTCAATAATATACTCTTGAAAGTACTTAtcaaaaatcctattatttaccgagttagagccattttagtgaagcggtatctaacctggtacgaccaaaacaaagagcatcaaacgcgtttttctccaAACTAGTTTTattaaactggcgtacacgatgtCTCAtgttctacagaaccgatttatgtcgaatgTATATGAATTCAATCTGCATGCATTCTATCGAATGAacctgaaagatttttttttaatttacctatttttaaaaaatcgggaaacgtaagaaaaaccgttttgaaccgcattttgtttttccaaaGGCCGCCATTAGGGTGTCAATAAAAAtgatcatctctaatttcaaaaagttacctcataaaaaatgttcaccacctcgaaaaaataccctatgccaaatatcagctcaatcggacttagggagagtggcacaaagctgtcaaagttagagtttttttgaaaatcgaaaaaggaAAATCAAGTAAAAGAAAtctgggttttcgaaaaaaaaattttgatgcaaaacgtcataaaattgcatgaaacgtcgcgatctagtgtcatctcgaaaattttttttgtcgaaaatcgacactctgggactaagtttttttttcggaatccgaaacgaaaagtatggttttaggtgccaataaaaatagttatctcgatttatcattcggaacttgctacgaaatgttgatttgcacgataatacaccatatgcaaaatattagctcattcgaacttcgtttattagtgtcacagacgttaaaatttgaaaaacgaaaaatcaccgaaaatcgaggtttaaattttttttttttttgatggcaaatgtcttaaaattacattacttgtcgagatttacagttatctcgaaaaaaagtttttgtcaaaaaaaatgtttttttttggcactagGTCAATTTTCCTtctgaaaaaacaatttttgaaaaaattttttttttgagataactgtaaatctcaacatgtcatgcaattttaagacatttggcactaaatttttttttataaacccCGATTTCAGGTAATTTTGCGGTTTTCAAAAacccaaattttaacgtctgcgataccagtaaatgaagtccgatgagctaatattttgcatagggtatgttatcgtgcaaatcaacatttcgtagcaagttccgaatgaaaaaccgagataactatttttattggcaccgtAAACCATACTTTTAGTTTCGCATGCCGAAGAAAAATAAGTCCCAGAgtaccgatttttgacaaaaaattttatttcgagatgacactagatctcgacgtttcatgcagttttaagacatttggcatcaaaaaaattttttttcgaaaactccgattgatttttcgattttcaaaaaactcaaactttgaccgctttgcgccactttcccttaagtccgattgagctaaaatttggcatagggtgtttttcgaggtggtgaacattttgtttaggataactttttgaaattttagggtcgattttttcccatacattcattggcaccctagccgccattttgtcaaaaaaaatgttcttgacttgttcgaggttcatgcgatagcggtatctctgctgattcagaatctgtccgattttttgtttttttttgtttcagataaccagaagggctggaatcgtgtatgcTATGGCGCAactatattttaattattttttctccgttaattttttgttttattgttaaaagatagatgaacaaaaaatgatacaatgaaaagaaaaaaatattctttgttttatttttacggagcttgaAATAACGTCCGAAaatcgtgtctctacactagaataccctcttaacaCAATCCTAATTTTACGTCTATTCTTTTCGAAGCCTGATAGTACAGCAACGGTAAACAATATTTATCACACATCGCTTCCTACCgctgccgctatcgcatgaatctcGGAAAAGTCAAAagcatgttttttgacaaaatgacggTCGTTTGAAGAAGAGAACTTAATTGCCGTattctcgcaaagtgacgcaaacgtcaaaattgacatttaacTTGTTTTGTTATAGattgataaagaataccaaatcctttcaaacaaCTGCTAAATTTTaccgaaatgtgaaaaaattaccCGGTAAAAGCTGGAAAACGGattggcgcaagcgccatttccactgtaatgcggcgtaagcgccatttccccTAGGATGTGAGgtaatttgattgtgatgcgaAGTGATTTTTTGTTCAGTTCTGATAGCACACAATGAGTGAGCAGGGACGGCAAATTTCACATCTTCCGTAATGGACGTTTAGCATAATGAGAGTAATTTGCTttcaatttctctttcggatggattgaagctgagtgttgattgaaggctaaatgtcggatttggtaaACAGCTGCACTCTTCCAAATACTCCATTTAAacgcatcttgtaacaaaactcaaaacaccCTCGCATAAACTGTATCAGCTTTACATCGAATGAATTCAGACGGCATTatcttatgttttcaatgttttcaattgcattctggat from Toxorhynchites rutilus septentrionalis strain SRP chromosome 3, ASM2978413v1, whole genome shotgun sequence encodes:
- the LOC129778102 gene encoding inactive ubiquitin carboxyl-terminal hydrolase MINDY-4B isoform X2, which produces MSKLKLVGGRPITMDEAVEIRQTVFGSAASPPRGEWTRTGINFGPANGEYPYGLRTPRNATRGMQSVLQAFIIKHFIFDNKPRDKSVPLEDLLKPTEAEQAQALYLAISDILWNIGEKTKSLIVLPGETSHIPHSHVYFQDNVTEKLFFFEFTRLDEMQIFMKRYLPYFTENPGPGALLLLYSAVMTRGLENLRTDLDAPKGAQLMGPYEEGSLNIVTLLLTGRATPYLHNGVVYVGDEDHYALPQFGILGRGSIGLMVWEGENEAMRSASRQPGSRLKTPATPIWVSSCCGHFGVLFNSNRELLRNYHAEKRFELHYYTCAGCYLSMTVDNRQQDEGVADDEQDGERKQNDMISTPLERLIHTKWMEANISYHGPLPASLNL
- the LOC129778102 gene encoding inactive ubiquitin carboxyl-terminal hydrolase MINDY-4B isoform X1; this translates as MSKLKLVGGRPITMDEAVEIRQTVFGSAASPPRGEWTRTGINFGPANGEYPYGLRTPRNATRGMQSVLQAFIIKHFIFDNKPRDKSVPLEDLLKPTEAEQAQALYLAISDILWNIGEKTKSLIVLPGETSHIPHSHVYFQDNVTEKLFFFEFTRLDEMQIFMKRYLPYFTENPGPGALLLLYSAVMTRGLENLRTDLDAPKGAQLMGPYEEGSLNIVTLLLTGRATPYLHNGVVYVGDEDHYALPQFGILGRGSIGLLIWEGENEAMRSASRQPGSRLKTPATPVWVSCCCGHYGVLFNSNRELLRNYHAEKRFELHYYTCAGCYLSMTVDNRQQDEGVDDGEQDGERKRDDMISTPLERLIHTKWMEANLTYHGPLPASLNF